One part of the Sphingopyxis sp. TUF1 genome encodes these proteins:
- the cpdR gene encoding cell cycle two-component system response regulator CpdR: MIRILLAEDDDVMREYLARALTGAGYHVTAVDRGTAAVPYIDSGTFDLLLSDIVMPEMDGIELAQHTAKAAPQTQVMFITGFAAVSLRAEENVPQAKLLSKPFHLKDLVREVDALFGRADQSHLQ, translated from the coding sequence ATGATTCGCATCTTACTGGCCGAAGACGACGACGTGATGCGCGAATATCTCGCGCGGGCGCTTACGGGCGCGGGCTATCACGTGACCGCTGTCGACCGCGGCACGGCGGCGGTTCCCTATATCGACTCGGGCACCTTTGACCTCCTGCTGTCCGACATCGTCATGCCCGAAATGGACGGCATCGAACTCGCCCAGCACACCGCCAAGGCGGCGCCGCAAACGCAGGTGATGTTCATTACCGGATTCGCCGCGGTTTCGCTGCGCGCGGAGGAAAATGTCCCTCAGGCCAAGCTGCTTTCCAAACCCTTCCATCTCAAGGATCTGGTGCGCGAGGTCGATGCGCTCTTCGGGCGTGCCGACCAGTCGCATCTTCAATAA
- a CDS encoding DUF1134 domain-containing protein codes for MFKTFTSLALATLASIGLALTPVPAAAQMREIDPSSMEVDSDLDNPAPPPATSDPVPSESYDSDLATGDQQTSETPVDPVAPASDASTVAAAPGSTYKKDDLIGAAEGIFGKGAQGLAAMIEDILKDQGEPNAYIVGREAGGALVLGVRYGSGTLHHKIEGELPAYWTGPSIGFDAGANAANTFVLVYNLFDSEDLYKRYPAGEGAAYLVGGFNASYLRRGDVVLIPIRVGVGARLGANVGYMKFRKKQNWVPF; via the coding sequence ATGTTTAAGACGTTCACCAGCCTGGCCTTGGCAACACTGGCGTCGATCGGTCTGGCGCTGACGCCGGTTCCGGCGGCGGCGCAGATGCGCGAGATCGACCCCAGCAGCATGGAGGTCGATTCCGACCTGGATAACCCCGCCCCACCGCCCGCAACGAGCGATCCTGTGCCGAGCGAATCCTATGACAGCGATCTTGCCACGGGGGATCAGCAGACGAGCGAAACGCCGGTCGATCCCGTCGCTCCTGCCAGCGATGCCTCCACCGTCGCCGCCGCGCCGGGATCAACCTACAAAAAAGACGATCTCATCGGAGCGGCCGAAGGGATCTTCGGCAAGGGCGCGCAAGGTCTGGCAGCGATGATCGAGGATATTTTGAAGGATCAGGGCGAGCCCAACGCCTATATCGTCGGGCGCGAAGCCGGCGGCGCGCTCGTGCTCGGCGTGCGTTATGGCTCGGGAACGCTGCATCACAAGATCGAGGGCGAACTGCCCGCCTATTGGACCGGCCCGTCGATCGGTTTCGACGCGGGGGCCAACGCGGCCAACACCTTCGTCCTCGTCTATAATCTTTTCGACAGCGAAGACCTCTACAAGCGCTATCCCGCGGGCGAAGGCGCGGCCTATCTGGTCGGTGGATTCAACGCCAGCTACCTGCGCCGCGGGGACGTCGTGCTGATCCCGATCCGCGTCGGCGTCGGCGCGCGCCTCGGCGCCAATGTCGGTTATATGAAATTCCGCAAGAAGCAGAACTGGGTGCCCTTTTGA
- a CDS encoding CaiB/BaiF CoA transferase family protein, with protein sequence MPLTGIRVLDFGRYIAGPYCAALLADYGADVIRIEAPGGNDDRYTVPVADDGSGAMFMQMNRAKRCLTLKPGSPEGREIVRRLIETADVVVANLPHDALVKLGLDYDSLSAINPRIILATASAFGSEGPLASHVGFDAVGQAMSGTVHLTGTADQPYRAQVNYVDFSTALHCAFGVMLALREREATGKGQCVSGSLLGTALALSNALTIDHALNGIERQPIGNRSFSSAPTDLFRTRDGWIVTQIVGNGIFARWAALVGHPELVGDPRYASDILRGDNGADLSAIMQRWCIERTSDDAIAELGAARVPAAPVLRPSEALAHPQVAAMRLVEPVAYPGAPGEVPVIRAPIRLSASDKVAASRAPQLGEHSDTILAELGYDADAISALRAANII encoded by the coding sequence GTGCCGCTGACGGGAATAAGGGTGCTTGATTTCGGCCGCTATATCGCCGGACCTTATTGCGCGGCGTTGCTCGCCGATTATGGCGCCGATGTTATCCGCATCGAGGCGCCGGGCGGAAATGACGACCGCTATACGGTGCCCGTCGCCGACGATGGATCGGGGGCGATGTTCATGCAGATGAATCGCGCCAAACGCTGCCTGACCTTGAAGCCCGGCAGTCCCGAGGGCCGCGAGATCGTACGCCGTCTTATCGAAACCGCCGATGTCGTCGTTGCCAACCTGCCGCACGATGCGCTGGTCAAGCTGGGCCTCGATTATGACAGCCTGTCGGCGATCAATCCACGAATCATCCTGGCGACCGCCTCCGCTTTTGGCAGCGAAGGGCCGCTCGCGAGCCACGTGGGATTCGATGCGGTGGGGCAGGCGATGTCGGGGACGGTCCACCTGACCGGCACGGCGGATCAACCCTATCGCGCGCAGGTCAATTATGTCGATTTCTCGACCGCGCTCCACTGCGCCTTTGGAGTGATGCTGGCGCTGCGCGAGCGCGAGGCGACGGGGAAGGGGCAATGCGTATCGGGATCGCTGCTCGGCACCGCGCTCGCGCTCTCGAACGCGCTCACCATCGATCATGCGCTGAACGGCATCGAACGCCAGCCGATTGGCAACCGCAGCTTCAGCTCGGCGCCCACCGACCTGTTCCGCACGCGCGACGGCTGGATCGTCACGCAAATCGTCGGCAATGGGATCTTCGCCCGCTGGGCAGCGCTCGTCGGGCACCCCGAACTCGTCGGCGATCCGCGCTATGCCAGCGACATATTGCGTGGGGACAATGGCGCGGATCTGAGCGCGATCATGCAGCGCTGGTGCATCGAGCGCACGAGCGATGACGCCATCGCCGAACTGGGCGCGGCGCGCGTGCCTGCGGCGCCCGTTCTTCGTCCGAGCGAAGCGCTAGCCCATCCGCAGGTCGCGGCGATGCGACTCGTCGAGCCCGTCGCCTATCCTGGCGCGCCTGGTGAAGTGCCCGTCATCCGCGCACCGATCCGCCTGTCGGCAAGCGACAAGGTAGCGGCGAGCCGTGCACCGCAGCTCGGCGAGCATAGTGACACGATACTCGCTGAGCTTGGCTATGATGCCGACGCGATTTCGGCTTTGCGCGCGGCAAATATTATTTGA
- a CDS encoding alpha/beta fold hydrolase, with amino-acid sequence MASAGPTSNSFISQRLKLHYVDWGNREAPPLLLVHGGRDHCRNWDWVAERLRDRFHVIAPDLRGHGDSAWSPDGNYAIDGFVYDLAQLIHQLDRGPVSIVAHSMGGNIALRYTGLYPDRVQKLVAIEGLGPSPKLLAERAKTPYADRFRKWIDDKRQAAGRTPRRYATIEDALARMMGENAYLTEAQARHLTIHGVSRNEDGTWSWKFDNYLNVWPAFDMQQDDIASLWGAITCPTLLLYGADSWASNPEKDGRLRHFNTARVIEFENAGHWLHHDQFDRFMSTLDDFL; translated from the coding sequence ATGGCAAGTGCCGGCCCCACCTCGAACAGCTTTATCTCGCAGCGGCTGAAGCTTCATTATGTCGACTGGGGCAATCGCGAGGCGCCGCCGTTGCTGCTCGTCCATGGCGGGCGTGATCATTGCCGCAACTGGGACTGGGTCGCCGAGCGGCTGCGCGACCGATTCCACGTCATCGCCCCCGACCTGCGCGGCCATGGCGACAGTGCCTGGTCGCCCGACGGCAATTATGCGATCGACGGTTTTGTCTATGACCTTGCACAGCTGATCCACCAGCTCGACCGCGGCCCGGTGTCGATCGTCGCGCATTCGATGGGCGGCAATATCGCGCTTCGCTATACCGGCCTTTATCCCGATAGGGTGCAGAAGCTCGTTGCGATCGAAGGGCTCGGCCCCTCCCCCAAGCTGCTCGCCGAGCGCGCGAAGACGCCTTATGCCGACCGGTTCCGCAAATGGATCGACGACAAGCGCCAGGCCGCCGGGCGCACGCCGCGCCGCTATGCGACGATCGAGGATGCGCTCGCGCGAATGATGGGCGAAAATGCCTATCTCACCGAAGCGCAGGCGCGCCACCTCACCATCCATGGCGTCAGCCGCAATGAGGATGGGACGTGGAGCTGGAAATTCGACAATTATCTGAACGTCTGGCCGGCATTCGACATGCAGCAGGACGATATTGCGTCGCTGTGGGGCGCGATCACCTGCCCCACGCTGCTACTCTACGGCGCCGATAGTTGGGCCTCGAACCCCGAAAAGGACGGCCGCCTTCGCCATTTCAACACGGCAAGAGTCATCGAGTTCGAAAATGCCGGTCACTGGCTACACCATGACCAGTTCGACCGGTTCATGTCCACGTTAGACGATTTCCTTTAA
- the yghU gene encoding glutathione-dependent disulfide-bond oxidoreductase: MTDTSEYVPPKIWTWDKASGGRFANINRPVAGPTHDKELPVGKHPLQLYSLGTPNGVKVTVMLEELLAAGHGGAEYDAWLINIGEGDQFSSGFVGANPNSKIPALVDRSGAEAIRVFESGAILIHLAEKFGAFLPTDTAKRAETLSWLMWQMGSAPFLGGGFGHFYAYAPTKQEYPINRYAMEVKRQLDVLDRRLAESEYIAGGDYTIADMAIWPWYGSLVKGLVYDAGEFLQVQDYKNVLRWTDQLAARPAVKRGRMVNRLTGDPASQLRERHDASDFELRTQDKLEAAE, from the coding sequence ATGACCGACACCAGCGAATATGTGCCGCCGAAAATCTGGACATGGGACAAGGCCAGCGGCGGGCGCTTCGCCAATATCAACCGCCCGGTTGCGGGGCCGACGCATGACAAGGAACTGCCCGTCGGCAAGCATCCGCTCCAGCTCTATTCGCTCGGTACGCCCAACGGCGTGAAGGTGACGGTGATGCTCGAGGAATTGCTGGCGGCCGGGCACGGCGGCGCCGAATATGATGCGTGGCTGATCAACATCGGTGAAGGCGACCAGTTTTCGAGCGGCTTTGTCGGCGCCAATCCCAACAGCAAGATCCCCGCGCTCGTCGACCGCAGCGGCGCCGAAGCGATCCGGGTGTTCGAATCGGGCGCCATCCTGATTCATCTGGCCGAGAAATTCGGCGCCTTCCTGCCCACCGACACGGCGAAGCGCGCCGAAACGCTTTCGTGGCTGATGTGGCAGATGGGCAGCGCGCCTTTCCTGGGCGGCGGCTTCGGCCATTTCTATGCCTATGCGCCGACGAAGCAGGAATATCCGATCAACCGCTATGCGATGGAAGTGAAGCGCCAGCTCGACGTGCTCGACCGGCGCCTCGCGGAGAGCGAATATATCGCGGGCGGTGATTATACGATCGCGGACATGGCGATCTGGCCCTGGTATGGCTCACTCGTAAAGGGGCTGGTCTATGACGCAGGCGAGTTCCTGCAGGTGCAGGATTATAAGAACGTCCTGCGCTGGACCGATCAGCTCGCGGCGCGCCCGGCGGTGAAGCGCGGGCGGATGGTCAACCGCCTGACCGGCGATCCGGCGAGCCAGCTGCGCGAACGCCACGACGCATCGGATTTCGAGCTGCGCACGCAGGACAAGCTTGAGGCGGCCGAATAG
- a CDS encoding N-formylglutamate amidohydrolase yields MASRLDSCAIICHPSSMTPRTIIPTAIEVNRPAAPGPVIVSVPHAGRIYPREILDAARVDHATLERLEDRWCDGIAAGACEAGAAVVTALWARAVADCNRGEGQMAPGEVEPALRAQFATPGRKERAGLGVVPTRLADCGPLWKRLIDLEALEWRLDRLHRPYHAALAAEIASARTRFGFAILIDLHSMPTIPSGQPGHGARIIIGDRFGATASGALVDMVIESAGALRERVLHNQPYAGGHIVRTHGRPVRDVHAIQIEIDRSLYLTADHLPDADRVERLSRWFADLVRAAQQWRPRAELLPQAAE; encoded by the coding sequence TTGGCGTCGCGGCTGGATTCCTGCGCAATTATTTGCCACCCGTCGTCAATGACGCCGCGTACCATCATTCCCACCGCCATCGAGGTCAACCGTCCCGCAGCTCCAGGCCCGGTTATCGTTTCGGTTCCGCATGCGGGGCGTATCTATCCGCGTGAAATCCTGGACGCAGCGCGCGTTGACCATGCAACGCTTGAACGGCTTGAGGACCGGTGGTGCGACGGAATTGCGGCAGGGGCCTGCGAAGCGGGGGCGGCCGTCGTGACCGCCCTTTGGGCGCGGGCTGTCGCCGATTGCAATCGCGGCGAGGGCCAGATGGCGCCCGGGGAGGTCGAACCAGCGCTGCGCGCCCAGTTCGCGACGCCGGGGCGCAAAGAGCGAGCGGGGCTTGGGGTCGTGCCCACGCGGCTTGCCGACTGCGGCCCGTTGTGGAAGCGGTTGATTGATCTCGAGGCGCTGGAATGGCGGCTGGACCGGCTGCATCGACCTTATCACGCGGCTTTGGCAGCCGAAATTGCGTCGGCGCGCACGCGGTTCGGGTTCGCGATCCTGATCGATCTTCACTCGATGCCGACGATTCCGTCCGGACAACCGGGGCATGGTGCGCGGATCATCATCGGCGACCGGTTTGGCGCAACGGCAAGCGGAGCGCTTGTCGATATGGTGATAGAATCGGCCGGGGCGCTGCGGGAGCGGGTGCTGCACAACCAACCCTATGCCGGCGGGCATATCGTTCGCACCCACGGTCGGCCGGTCCGCGACGTTCATGCGATCCAGATCGAGATCGACCGCAGTCTTTATCTGACCGCCGACCACCTGCCTGACGCCGATCGCGTGGAACGCCTTTCGCGCTGGTTCGCCGATTTGGTAAGGGCGGCCCAGCAATGGCGCCCCCGCGCCGAGCTTTTGCCGCAGGCGGCCGAATAA
- a CDS encoding SDR family oxidoreductase gives MSTFRDNLLAGKTAFVAGGTSGINLGIAKRFAELGAKVAVAGRDPDKAARAAADIGKGALGLSGDVRDYSAIRGVMERVAGELGPMDIVISGAAGNFLAPVLGMSANAFRTVVDIDLNGTFNVFRGCHDLLVRPGASLIAITAGQAVNASALQAHACAAKAGINQLIRVLALEWGPEVRVNGISPGPIADTEGMKRLAPDAETRQSHYDRIAMKRWGRIEEVAESAVFLCSPAASYITGTILDCDGGSQIGDASRGDLAKGMA, from the coding sequence ATGTCGACATTTCGCGATAATCTGCTGGCCGGAAAGACCGCGTTCGTTGCTGGCGGCACGAGCGGCATCAACCTGGGCATCGCCAAACGCTTTGCCGAACTGGGTGCGAAGGTCGCGGTGGCGGGGCGCGATCCCGATAAGGCGGCGCGCGCGGCGGCGGACATCGGCAAGGGCGCACTGGGCCTGTCGGGCGATGTGCGCGACTATTCGGCGATTCGCGGCGTGATGGAGCGCGTCGCAGGCGAGCTCGGGCCGATGGACATCGTCATTTCGGGCGCCGCGGGCAATTTTCTGGCTCCCGTGCTCGGCATGTCGGCGAACGCCTTTCGTACCGTGGTCGACATCGACCTCAATGGCACGTTCAACGTCTTTCGCGGCTGCCACGACCTGCTGGTGCGGCCCGGCGCCTCGCTGATCGCAATCACCGCGGGGCAGGCGGTCAACGCATCCGCCTTGCAGGCGCACGCGTGCGCGGCGAAGGCGGGGATCAACCAGCTGATCCGCGTGCTCGCGCTCGAATGGGGGCCGGAGGTGCGCGTGAACGGCATTTCGCCGGGACCGATTGCCGATACCGAAGGGATGAAACGCCTCGCGCCCGACGCCGAAACGCGGCAGTCGCATTACGACCGCATCGCGATGAAGCGCTGGGGCCGGATCGAGGAGGTTGCCGAATCGGCGGTGTTTCTGTGTAGCCCCGCGGCGAGCTATATCACCGGAACGATCCTCGATTGCGATGGCGGCAGCCAGATCGGCGATGCGTCGCGCGGCGACCTGGCGAAGGGCATGGCCTGA
- a CDS encoding JAB domain-containing protein, which produces MTIFESVGKTYAAAMRPGFVPCDAEGAIAAQLLRPRFDDDRESVLLAAFDAFERLVGFESIDSETPRRCVVPPRCWRRLLVSSTATVLVAHNHPSGIAWPSDADIAATHEVALFLRTIGIDLADHLIFVSDGHFSFRTAEML; this is translated from the coding sequence ATGACGATCTTCGAGTCCGTCGGCAAAACTTATGCCGCCGCGATGCGTCCGGGTTTCGTGCCATGCGACGCCGAAGGCGCGATCGCGGCGCAATTGCTGCGCCCCCGGTTCGATGACGACCGGGAAAGCGTCCTTTTGGCGGCCTTTGACGCGTTCGAACGACTGGTTGGGTTTGAAAGCATCGACAGCGAAACGCCGCGTCGCTGCGTCGTCCCGCCGCGATGCTGGCGCAGGCTGCTGGTCAGCAGCACTGCGACCGTCCTGGTGGCGCACAACCATCCCTCGGGCATCGCCTGGCCGAGCGACGCCGACATTGCCGCAACGCACGAAGTCGCGCTTTTTCTGCGAACAATCGGTATCGATCTCGCCGATCATCTGATTTTCGTCTCCGACGGTCATTTCAGCTTTCGAACTGCCGAAATGCTGTAG
- a CDS encoding energy transducer TonB: MAYSGQVSRPQKLLSGGGALAAALAIGVGLASGLDLDVVRRAGETITAIALPAPPAARENAFPAPAPSERTAGKASAANKQAKAAPIAAPAQKLPPLTPPAAAAPQPGAGSDSSAGATPDPGPGSGAGGRGDGTGAGGTGTGTGGGTKAVWRSGTIHDRDYPRDASRERVGGEVEVRFTIEADGRVTGCRVTRSSGNAALDRRTCELIEARFRFKPATNAAGEAIASPYGWRQRWWLEPRR, translated from the coding sequence ATGGCATATTCGGGTCAGGTTTCGCGGCCGCAAAAGCTGCTGTCGGGCGGCGGAGCGCTGGCCGCGGCGCTCGCGATAGGCGTCGGACTCGCCAGCGGGCTCGACCTCGATGTCGTGCGCCGTGCGGGCGAAACCATCACCGCAATCGCCCTGCCCGCTCCGCCCGCCGCGCGCGAAAACGCCTTCCCGGCACCGGCGCCGAGCGAGCGCACCGCGGGCAAGGCGTCGGCAGCGAACAAGCAGGCGAAGGCCGCCCCGATCGCCGCACCGGCCCAAAAGCTCCCGCCGCTCACCCCGCCCGCCGCTGCGGCGCCGCAGCCCGGTGCCGGGAGCGACTCCTCCGCCGGGGCCACGCCCGATCCCGGCCCCGGATCGGGCGCGGGCGGCCGCGGCGACGGAACGGGTGCCGGCGGAACCGGAACCGGAACGGGCGGCGGCACCAAGGCCGTGTGGCGCAGCGGGACGATCCATGACCGCGACTATCCGCGTGATGCCAGCCGCGAGCGCGTGGGTGGCGAGGTGGAGGTGCGCTTCACGATCGAGGCCGATGGCCGCGTGACCGGCTGCCGCGTCACCAGGTCGAGCGGGAACGCTGCACTTGACCGGCGAACCTGCGAGCTCATCGAAGCGCGCTTCCGCTTCAAACCCGCGACCAATGCCGCAGGCGAAGCCATCGCGAGCCCCTATGGCTGGCGCCAGCGCTGGTGGCTGGAGCCGCGGCGCTAG